A genomic window from Populus nigra chromosome 7, ddPopNigr1.1, whole genome shotgun sequence includes:
- the LOC133698860 gene encoding flavonol synthase/flavanone 3-hydroxylase-like isoform X1, which yields MLVTQVSLYMEGSLFCFVEKLRNKKIAFRMEFDRVQTIASLSFDKEAIPEEFIMPEKEQPAITTFRGLAPEIPAIDLSDPDQEKLVGLIADASKEWGIFQVINHGIPSDLIAELQGAGKKFFELPQEEKEVCARPRDSESIEGYGSKLLNDPQEKKTWVDHLFHRIWPPPSIKYQFWPENPPSYREVNKEYAKYMRDVVDKLFTTLSLGLGLEGHVLKEAAGGEQIEFMLKINYYPPCPRPDLTLGVEAHTDLSAITILVPNEVPGLQIFKDDHWIEAKYIPDALIIHIGDQIEILSNGKYKAVLHRTTVAKDRARMSWPVFLEPPGELVVGPLPQFINKDNPPKFKTKKFKDYMYCKLNKLPQ from the exons ATGCTCGTAACTCAAGTCTCTCTATATATGGAGGGCAGTTTATTTTGCTTTGTAGAGAAATTAAGAAACAAGAAGATAGCCTTCAGGATGGAGTTTGATAGAGTTCAAACCATCGCTTCTTTGTCATTTGACAAGGAGGCGATTCCTGAGGAGTTCATTATGCCAGAGAAAGAGCAGCCAGCAATAACCACATTTCGTGGTCTAGCCCCTGAGATTCCAGCCATTGATCTCAGTGACCCTGATCAAGAGAAATTAGTGGGTTTGATTGCGGATGCTAGCAAGGAATGGGGGATATTCCAGGTTATAAACCATGGAATTCCAAGTGATCTTATTGCCGAACTACAGGGTGCTGGTAAGAAATTCTTCGAACTCCCTCAGGAAGAGAAAGAGGTGTGTGCTAGGCCTCGTGATTCAGAAAGTATTGAAGGCTATGGTTCCAAATTGCTGAATGAtccccaagaaaaaaaaacttgggttGATCATCTCTTTCATAGGATATGGCCTCCTCCTTCCATCAAATACCAGTTCTGGCCCGAAAACCCTCCTTCTTACAG AGAAGTTAACAAGGAGTATGCTAAGTATATGAGAGATGTGGTAGATAAGCTATTCACAACCCTCTCTTTAGGGTTAGGGCTTGAAGGGCATGTGTTGAAAGAAGCTGCTGGAGGTGAACAAATTGAATTTATGCTCAAAATAAATTACTATCCACCATGCCCACGTCCAGACCTAACACTTGGGGTAGAGGCTCATACTGATCTATCTGCCATCACCATTCTTGTGCCTAATGAGGTCCCCGGTTTGCAAATCTTCAAGGATGACCATTGGATTGAAGCTAAGTATATTCCTGATGCATTGATCATTCACATTGGTGATCAAATTGAG ATCCTTAGCAATGGTAAGTACAAGGCTGTTTTGCATCGAACCACGGTGGCTAAAGATAGGGCAAGAATGTCATGGCCAGTTTTCTTGGAGCCACCAGGCGAGCTTGTGGTTGGTCCTCTTCCTCAATTCATTAACAAAGACAATCCTCCAAAGTTCAAGACCAAAAAATTCAAGGATTACATGTACTGTAAACTCAATAAGCTTCCCCAGTAG
- the LOC133698860 gene encoding flavonol synthase/flavanone 3-hydroxylase-like isoform X2, whose protein sequence is MLVTQVSLYMEGSLFCFVEKLRNKKIAFRMEFDRVQTIASLSFDKEAIPEEFIMPEKEQPAITTFRGLAPEIPAIDLSDPDQEKLVGLIADASKEWGIFQVINHGIPSDLIAELQGAGKKFFELPQEEKEVCARPRDSESIEGYGSKLLNDPQEKKTWVDHLFHRIWPPPSIKYQFWPENPPSYREVNKEYAKYMRDVVDKLFTTLSLGLGLEGHVLKEAAGGEQIEFMLKINYYPPCPRPDLTLGVEAHTDLSAITILVPNEVPGLQIFKDDHWIEAKYIPDALIIHIGDQIEIESVENNLV, encoded by the exons ATGCTCGTAACTCAAGTCTCTCTATATATGGAGGGCAGTTTATTTTGCTTTGTAGAGAAATTAAGAAACAAGAAGATAGCCTTCAGGATGGAGTTTGATAGAGTTCAAACCATCGCTTCTTTGTCATTTGACAAGGAGGCGATTCCTGAGGAGTTCATTATGCCAGAGAAAGAGCAGCCAGCAATAACCACATTTCGTGGTCTAGCCCCTGAGATTCCAGCCATTGATCTCAGTGACCCTGATCAAGAGAAATTAGTGGGTTTGATTGCGGATGCTAGCAAGGAATGGGGGATATTCCAGGTTATAAACCATGGAATTCCAAGTGATCTTATTGCCGAACTACAGGGTGCTGGTAAGAAATTCTTCGAACTCCCTCAGGAAGAGAAAGAGGTGTGTGCTAGGCCTCGTGATTCAGAAAGTATTGAAGGCTATGGTTCCAAATTGCTGAATGAtccccaagaaaaaaaaacttgggttGATCATCTCTTTCATAGGATATGGCCTCCTCCTTCCATCAAATACCAGTTCTGGCCCGAAAACCCTCCTTCTTACAG AGAAGTTAACAAGGAGTATGCTAAGTATATGAGAGATGTGGTAGATAAGCTATTCACAACCCTCTCTTTAGGGTTAGGGCTTGAAGGGCATGTGTTGAAAGAAGCTGCTGGAGGTGAACAAATTGAATTTATGCTCAAAATAAATTACTATCCACCATGCCCACGTCCAGACCTAACACTTGGGGTAGAGGCTCATACTGATCTATCTGCCATCACCATTCTTGTGCCTAATGAGGTCCCCGGTTTGCAAATCTTCAAGGATGACCATTGGATTGAAGCTAAGTATATTCCTGATGCATTGATCATTCACATTGGTGATCAAATTGAG ATTGAAAGTGTTGAAAACAACTTGGTATGA
- the LOC133699456 gene encoding uncharacterized protein LOC133699456, with translation MSQKELNIRQQRWVELIKDYDCIIDYHPGKVSVVVDALSRKDKAIKDGPATWNEETMIGLKRLGAVLSINSEGSLMAQLRVKSGYREQILEAQQVDDEMLKVRIKLELGGETLFRMGDDGIVLLGQRMYVPDNKALKQKLL, from the coding sequence ATGTCGCAGAAGGAGTTGAATATACGACAACAGAGATGGgtagaattaattaaagactACGACTGTATTATAGATTATCATCCAGGAAAAGTGAGTGTAGTCGTGGATGCTCTCAGCCGTAAAGACAAGGCAATTAAGGATGGACCAGCGACTTGGAATGAGGAAACTATGATTGGACTAAAGAGATTAGGGGCAGTATTAAGTATTAATTCGGAAGGATCCTTAATGGCTCAACTAAGGGTGAAGTCAGGATATCGAGAGCAAATATTAGAGGCACAACAGGTTGATGATGAGATGTTAAAAGTAAGAATCAAACTGGAATTGGGGGGTGAAACTCTTTTTCGAATGGGTGATGATGGAATAGTGCTGTTGGGGCAACGCATGTATGTGCCTGACAACAAAGCCCTTaaacaaaagttattatga